The Vibrio sp. SNU_ST1 genome has a segment encoding these proteins:
- the cysD gene encoding sulfate adenylyltransferase subunit CysD produces MTTKITPEKMTHLKQLEAESIHIMREVAAEFDNPVMLYSVGKDSSVMLHLAQKAFAPGTPPFPLMHVDTTWKFKEMIEFRDYMADKVGMKLIVHQNPEGVAMGINPFVHGSSKHTDIMKTQGLKQALDMHGFDAAFGGARRDEEKSRAKERVYSFRDEHHRWDPKNQRPELWNIYNGKVNQGESIRVFPLSNWTELDIWQYIYLENIEIPGLYLSKPRPVVQRDGMLIMVDDERMKLNKGEVAEEKMVRFRTLGCYPLTGAVESKATTLPEIIQEMLLTTTSERQGRAIDHDSSGSMEKKKREGYF; encoded by the coding sequence ATGACAACGAAAATAACGCCGGAAAAAATGACGCATCTAAAGCAATTGGAAGCTGAATCGATCCATATTATGCGTGAAGTCGCGGCTGAGTTTGATAACCCGGTGATGCTGTATTCAGTTGGTAAAGACTCTTCAGTAATGCTACACCTTGCTCAGAAAGCTTTCGCTCCTGGTACTCCTCCTTTCCCTCTGATGCATGTTGATACTACGTGGAAATTTAAAGAAATGATCGAGTTCCGCGATTACATGGCTGATAAGGTTGGAATGAAACTTATTGTTCACCAGAACCCTGAAGGTGTGGCTATGGGGATCAATCCTTTTGTGCACGGTAGTTCAAAACATACTGATATAATGAAGACCCAAGGCTTAAAACAGGCTCTAGATATGCATGGTTTTGATGCTGCTTTCGGTGGTGCGCGACGCGATGAGGAAAAATCTCGAGCGAAAGAGCGAGTGTACTCGTTTCGCGACGAACATCATCGTTGGGATCCTAAAAATCAACGACCAGAACTATGGAATATTTACAACGGCAAGGTTAACCAAGGTGAGAGTATCCGTGTGTTCCCACTATCTAACTGGACAGAGCTAGATATTTGGCAGTATATCTATCTTGAAAATATTGAAATTCCGGGTTTGTATTTATCAAAACCTCGCCCTGTCGTTCAGCGTGATGGCATGTTGATTATGGTCGATGATGAGCGAATGAAGCTTAACAAAGGGGAAGTGGCAGAAGAAAAAATGGTGCGTTTTCGTACACTCGGTTGTTACCCACTAACTGGCGCTGTAGAATCGAAAGCTACGACGCTACCTGAAATTATTCAAGAGATGTTGCTAACAACCACCTCAGAGCGTCAAGGGCGCGCCATTGACCACGATAGTTCAGGTTCAATGGAGAAGAAAAAGCGTGAAGGCTACTTCTAA
- a CDS encoding SLC13 family permease — protein MIVTACVLIGLIIGLVSNRFRASYVFIFSVTVLYVSGELSQAVIFSNVTNRSVIILLLLLLSSLALERTALLSWVAKMLSHRHYGQSLLRLGALGALSSSVLNNTAVVATLMGGVLKNPFHAPKKLLIPLSYFSILGGTLTLIGTATNLVVSGLLEDQGYPALTIFAFFPVGVSLLLGCGFVVIIVSRWLPDDLVKIESLGGYFLDAEVESRSKLVGRSILENGLRSLDGLFLTEIIRDKQLITPVSPSELVFAGDKLVFSGDVSEVKQLASFDGLKLYVEEEFELGKNLVEVLVSPESILIDKTLKEVEFRSRFDAAVVAIARQGKRLSGKLGECVIQSGDKLILAVGDDFKKRPNLTRNFFLLSDKSLKSPLSFTQNLLGIVGFILSIVLAACTSLDLVDTLSGFLLLSLTSKIIDGTQLRRRFPFELLIILVSALCIASAFSSSGLALALTQVFESVAGQLSPIWVLVGILVLTIILTEIMTNTAAAAIMLPISLALASTFHIDYLPLVMAVAYGASASFISPFGYQTNLMVMSAGGYAFIDFVKVGWIVTVTYIVVATIAIPMVFPF, from the coding sequence ATGATTGTCACTGCGTGTGTCCTTATTGGATTGATTATTGGTCTGGTCAGTAACCGTTTTAGAGCTAGCTATGTGTTTATTTTTTCAGTGACAGTGCTGTACGTTTCTGGTGAGCTTTCACAAGCCGTTATTTTCTCGAACGTCACTAACCGTTCTGTGATTATCTTATTATTGTTACTACTTTCTTCTCTCGCTCTAGAAAGGACAGCTTTGCTTAGTTGGGTGGCAAAAATGTTATCTCATCGTCATTATGGGCAATCGCTATTGCGTTTGGGAGCTCTGGGAGCACTAAGCTCTAGCGTACTTAACAATACCGCAGTGGTCGCTACTTTGATGGGGGGGGTTCTCAAAAATCCATTCCATGCTCCTAAGAAACTTCTGATTCCTTTATCGTACTTCTCTATTTTAGGGGGGACTCTAACCTTAATAGGAACTGCGACCAACCTTGTAGTTAGTGGTTTACTTGAAGACCAAGGCTATCCTGCGCTGACAATCTTTGCTTTTTTCCCTGTGGGGGTTAGTTTACTACTCGGTTGTGGTTTCGTAGTAATAATAGTTTCCCGCTGGCTTCCTGATGACCTTGTGAAAATTGAATCGTTAGGGGGCTACTTCCTTGATGCTGAAGTCGAGAGCAGAAGTAAGCTCGTAGGTCGAAGTATATTAGAAAATGGATTACGATCACTCGATGGTCTTTTCTTAACTGAAATTATTCGAGATAAACAGTTGATAACCCCTGTATCACCGAGTGAGTTGGTATTTGCAGGAGATAAACTGGTATTCAGTGGTGATGTTTCAGAAGTTAAACAATTGGCCTCGTTTGATGGCCTAAAGCTGTACGTGGAAGAAGAATTTGAGTTAGGTAAAAACTTAGTTGAAGTCTTAGTGAGTCCTGAATCTATATTGATAGATAAAACCTTAAAAGAGGTCGAATTTCGTTCTCGTTTTGATGCGGCAGTGGTAGCGATCGCTAGGCAAGGAAAACGGCTTTCTGGCAAGCTTGGGGAGTGTGTTATTCAAAGTGGTGATAAATTGATTCTGGCTGTCGGGGATGATTTTAAAAAACGCCCAAATCTAACCAGAAACTTTTTTCTATTAAGTGACAAGTCGCTTAAAAGTCCTTTGTCATTCACTCAAAACCTATTAGGTATTGTCGGTTTCATTTTATCTATTGTCTTAGCTGCGTGCACCAGTTTAGACCTTGTTGATACATTGTCTGGGTTCTTGCTCTTATCTTTGACGAGTAAAATCATTGATGGAACTCAATTAAGACGGCGTTTTCCATTTGAGTTATTGATCATACTAGTATCAGCTTTGTGTATCGCCAGTGCGTTTTCTAGCAGTGGTCTGGCATTGGCATTAACTCAAGTCTTTGAATCCGTAGCTGGGCAACTATCTCCTATCTGGGTGCTAGTAGGCATATTGGTCTTAACCATTATTTTAACGGAAATCATGACCAACACAGCTGCTGCGGCAATTATGTTACCTATTTCACTGGCTTTAGCGTCGACGTTCCATATCGATTATTTACCGCTAGTCATGGCGGTTGCCTATGGTGCGAGTGCATCCTTTATCAGTCCTTTTGGTTATCAAACTAACCTTATGGTGATGAGCGCTGGTGGCTATGCTTTTATAGACTTTGTTAAAGTCGGATGGATAGTTACCGTCACTTACATTGTAGTTGCCACCATTGCTATTCCGATGGTGTTCCCATTTTAG
- a CDS encoding DHH family phosphoesterase, producing the protein MHYDVFNGDADGIIALLQLRKADPKCSKLVTGVKRDIALLQRVVKQNDISGCTILDISMEKNIDALYELIDLDIPLFYCDHHRTGEVPQADNFTALINLDANTCTSLLINQQLAGRYADWAIVGAYGDNMSVNADQLADVIGLSCDERKFLKELGTLINYNCYGTSIDDLHIDPAELFQQLMCYSSPFDLKRDLISPYYVLKQGYQADYQHVELLTPIVCTDVSEIYLLPCEAWAKRVSGVFGNVLANQSPNKAHAVLTLNDNQKDYTVSVRAPLNHRTGADEVCCQFVTGGGRKAAAGINALPIENKNEFIKVLNKFYQ; encoded by the coding sequence ATGCATTACGATGTATTCAATGGTGATGCTGATGGAATAATTGCTTTACTTCAGTTGCGTAAGGCCGACCCAAAATGCTCGAAGCTTGTCACTGGTGTAAAGCGTGACATTGCTCTTTTACAGCGAGTGGTTAAACAAAATGATATCAGTGGCTGCACCATCTTAGATATATCGATGGAAAAAAATATCGATGCGCTCTACGAATTGATAGATCTGGATATACCTCTGTTCTATTGTGACCACCATCGTACGGGAGAAGTGCCACAAGCTGATAATTTTACAGCCCTCATTAATTTGGATGCGAATACTTGCACCAGTTTGTTGATCAACCAGCAGTTAGCGGGGCGATATGCTGATTGGGCTATAGTTGGCGCTTACGGTGACAATATGTCCGTCAATGCTGACCAGTTAGCCGATGTTATCGGATTAAGTTGTGATGAAAGAAAATTTTTAAAAGAGCTGGGTACCTTAATCAACTACAACTGTTATGGTACTTCGATTGACGATTTACACATTGATCCAGCCGAATTGTTTCAACAGCTTATGTGCTATTCTTCACCTTTTGACCTCAAGCGAGATTTAATATCTCCTTATTATGTTCTAAAACAAGGGTATCAGGCTGATTATCAACATGTTGAGCTGCTAACGCCGATAGTGTGCACTGACGTGTCTGAAATCTATCTACTGCCTTGTGAAGCATGGGCAAAGCGTGTCAGTGGTGTGTTTGGAAACGTTCTTGCAAATCAATCACCAAACAAGGCTCATGCAGTACTCACATTGAATGATAATCAGAAGGACTACACCGTTAGTGTTCGTGCCCCTTTAAATCATCGAACTGGTGCAGATGAAGTCTGCTGTCAGTTTGTTACTGGTGGTGGCCGTAAAGCTGCGGCGGGTATTAACGCCTTACCTATTGAAAATAAAAACGAATTCATTAAAGTTTTAAATAAATTTTATCAATAA
- a CDS encoding VC2662 family protein, translated as MKKLLSVLAVSAAVMAPAAFASSPVMFSTINGFNAPDSDAVGGVRLALLHGQVNDLKGVDLAVVGMSETQTTTGVNLGIFGASKVNQEMTGASLGFFNWNTGQTTGLNLGAVNITNDVKGANVSFVNYSEGNTMVDVGAANLSEVSTVQVGIFNKTNKIEGVQIGLINCADNGFFPCFPIVNFAK; from the coding sequence ATGAAAAAGTTACTTTCAGTACTTGCTGTATCTGCAGCGGTAATGGCACCGGCAGCATTTGCTTCTTCGCCTGTTATGTTTTCAACAATTAATGGCTTCAACGCTCCGGATTCTGATGCGGTTGGCGGTGTACGTCTGGCTCTGCTTCACGGACAAGTCAATGACCTTAAAGGTGTCGACCTTGCGGTTGTTGGTATGTCTGAGACGCAAACCACAACAGGTGTGAACCTTGGTATTTTTGGTGCATCTAAAGTGAACCAAGAAATGACAGGGGCATCACTGGGTTTTTTTAACTGGAACACAGGCCAAACGACGGGTCTTAACCTAGGTGCGGTGAACATCACTAATGATGTGAAAGGTGCAAACGTGAGCTTTGTGAACTACTCAGAAGGTAACACTATGGTTGATGTTGGCGCAGCTAACCTTTCAGAAGTGTCTACGGTTCAGGTTGGTATCTTCAACAAAACCAACAAAATCGAAGGCGTACAGATTGGTCTGATCAACTGTGCTGACAATGGCTTCTTCCCGTGCTTTCCAATTGTGAATTTTGCTAAGTAG
- the groL gene encoding chaperonin GroEL (60 kDa chaperone family; promotes refolding of misfolded polypeptides especially under stressful conditions; forms two stacked rings of heptamers to form a barrel-shaped 14mer; ends can be capped by GroES; misfolded proteins enter the barrel where they are refolded when GroES binds) — translation MAAKDVKFGNDARIKMLEGVNVLADAVKVTLGPKGRNVVLDKSFGAPTITKDGVSVAREIELEDKFQNMGAQMVKEVASQANDAAGDGTTTATVLAQSIIAEGLKAVAAGMNPMDLKRGIDKAVIAAVEELKNLSVPCSDTKAIAQVGTISANSDSTVGNIIAEAMEKVGRDGVITVEEGQALQDELDVVEGMQFDRGYLSPYFINNQEAGSVDLESPFILLIDKKVSNIRELLPTLEAVAKASRPLLIIAEDVEGEALATLVVNNMRGIVKVAAVKAPGFGDRRKSMLQDIAILTGGTVISEEIGLDLEKVTLEDLGQAKRITITKENSTIIDGAGDEVMIKGRVSQIRQQIEDATSDYDKEKLQERVAKLAGGVAVIKVGAATEVEMKEKKDRVEDALHATRAAVEEGVVAGGGVALIRAASKVSGLEGDNEEQNVGIRVALRAMEAPIRQITKNAGDEESVVANNVRAGEGNYGYNAATGEYGDMIAMGILDPTKVTRSALQFAASVAGLMITTEAMITDKPQDSGPAMPDMGGMGGMGGMGGMM, via the coding sequence ATGGCTGCTAAAGACGTTAAATTTGGTAACGACGCACGTATTAAAATGCTAGAAGGTGTAAACGTTCTGGCTGACGCAGTAAAAGTAACGTTGGGTCCTAAAGGCCGTAACGTTGTTCTAGACAAATCATTTGGCGCACCAACGATCACTAAAGATGGTGTTTCTGTTGCACGTGAAATCGAACTTGAAGACAAGTTCCAAAACATGGGCGCACAAATGGTTAAAGAAGTGGCTTCGCAAGCGAATGACGCGGCGGGCGACGGAACAACTACAGCAACAGTATTGGCTCAGTCTATTATTGCTGAAGGCCTAAAAGCCGTTGCTGCTGGCATGAACCCAATGGATCTTAAGCGCGGCATCGACAAAGCGGTTATCGCGGCTGTTGAAGAGCTGAAGAACCTTTCTGTTCCTTGTTCAGACACGAAAGCTATCGCGCAAGTAGGTACTATCTCTGCGAACTCTGATTCGACAGTTGGTAACATAATTGCTGAAGCGATGGAAAAAGTAGGTCGTGATGGCGTAATTACGGTTGAAGAAGGTCAGGCTCTGCAAGACGAGCTAGACGTAGTTGAAGGTATGCAGTTCGACCGCGGTTACCTGTCTCCTTACTTCATCAACAACCAAGAAGCGGGTTCTGTTGATCTTGAAAGCCCATTCATTCTTCTAATCGACAAGAAAGTTTCGAACATCCGTGAACTTCTTCCGACTCTAGAAGCAGTTGCTAAAGCTTCACGTCCACTTCTTATCATCGCTGAAGATGTAGAAGGCGAAGCGCTAGCGACTCTTGTTGTGAACAACATGCGTGGTATCGTGAAAGTAGCTGCGGTTAAAGCACCTGGTTTCGGCGACCGTCGTAAATCAATGCTGCAAGACATCGCTATCCTAACGGGCGGCACAGTTATCTCTGAAGAGATCGGTCTAGACCTTGAAAAAGTAACGCTAGAAGACCTAGGTCAAGCTAAGCGCATTACGATCACTAAAGAAAACTCAACCATCATTGATGGTGCGGGCGATGAAGTGATGATCAAAGGTCGCGTTTCTCAAATTCGTCAACAAATCGAAGATGCAACGTCTGACTACGACAAAGAAAAACTTCAAGAGCGCGTAGCTAAGTTAGCTGGCGGTGTTGCGGTAATCAAAGTTGGCGCTGCTACTGAAGTTGAGATGAAAGAGAAGAAAGACCGCGTTGAAGATGCACTTCACGCAACTCGCGCTGCTGTTGAAGAGGGTGTGGTTGCTGGTGGTGGTGTTGCACTTATCCGCGCTGCATCTAAAGTTTCTGGCCTTGAAGGCGACAACGAAGAGCAAAACGTAGGTATCCGCGTTGCACTACGTGCAATGGAAGCGCCTATTCGCCAAATCACTAAGAACGCAGGTGATGAAGAATCAGTTGTTGCTAACAACGTTCGTGCTGGCGAAGGTAACTACGGTTACAACGCGGCTACGGGTGAATACGGCGACATGATCGCTATGGGTATCCTAGATCCAACGAAGGTAACGCGTTCTGCACTTCAGTTCGCAGCATCAGTTGCTGGTCTTATGATTACAACAGAAGCGATGATCACTGATAAGCCACAAGATTCTGGCCCTGCAATGCCTGATATGGGTGGCATGGGCGGTATGGGGGGCATGGGCGGTATGATGTAA
- the cysC gene encoding adenylyl-sulfate kinase — MTSPYVIKDNESVSDDVVWHSSTVTHEQRSVQKQQVPTVLWFTGLSGSGKSTVANAVESKLLSLGKHSYLLDGDNVRHGLNKDLGFSDTDRVENIRRIGEVAKLFVDSGTIVITAFISPFIADRAQVRELLSSKQFLEVFIDTPLSVCEQRDPKGLYKKARAGEIKNFTGIDSMYEAPLTPDIHVETEGQSIEACADIVVNQLTKLGYI; from the coding sequence ATGACCTCTCCCTATGTAATAAAAGATAATGAGTCTGTTAGCGATGATGTAGTTTGGCATAGCTCCACGGTGACGCATGAGCAACGCTCCGTTCAAAAGCAACAAGTGCCAACGGTGCTTTGGTTTACGGGATTAAGTGGCTCTGGGAAGTCCACAGTTGCCAATGCAGTCGAAAGTAAGCTTCTAAGTTTAGGTAAACATAGCTATTTGCTCGATGGTGACAATGTCCGACATGGCCTCAATAAAGATCTTGGGTTTAGCGACACGGACCGCGTTGAAAACATTCGTCGTATTGGTGAGGTAGCAAAACTGTTTGTGGATTCGGGAACGATAGTAATAACTGCGTTTATTTCGCCATTTATTGCTGACCGCGCACAAGTCCGTGAGCTTTTATCTTCGAAGCAATTTCTGGAAGTGTTTATTGATACACCATTATCGGTGTGCGAACAGCGAGATCCTAAAGGGTTATACAAGAAAGCACGAGCGGGTGAGATTAAGAATTTTACTGGTATTGATTCAATGTATGAAGCCCCATTAACTCCAGATATTCATGTCGAGACTGAAGGTCAATCTATTGAGGCATGTGCAGATATTGTGGTTAATCAACTTACTAAGTTAGGGTACATTTAA
- a CDS encoding co-chaperone GroES — protein MNIRPLHDRVIVERQEVESKSAGGIVLTGSAAEKSTRGTILAVGKGRILENGSVQPLDVKVGDTVIFSEGYGTKTEKIDGKEVLIMSENDIMAIVE, from the coding sequence ATGAATATCCGTCCTCTACACGACCGAGTTATCGTTGAGCGCCAAGAAGTTGAATCTAAATCTGCTGGTGGCATCGTTCTAACTGGTTCTGCCGCTGAAAAATCAACTCGCGGTACTATTCTAGCTGTTGGCAAAGGCCGCATTTTAGAAAATGGTTCAGTACAACCATTGGACGTTAAAGTTGGCGATACCGTTATCTTCTCTGAAGGCTACGGCACTAAAACTGAAAAGATCGACGGCAAAGAAGTTCTGATCATGTCTGAAAACGACATCATGGCGATCGTTGAATAA